From the Corynebacterium zhongnanshanii genome, the window TTTCTACACCTCCCGGGTGGATGGCCACTTCGGCACCAGCACCCACAATGCGGTGGTTGCGTATCAGACGGATTATGCCCTGAAGGCCGATGGGGTAGTGGGCCCGGACACTCTCCGAGCGCTGTCCTACTTGGGGCGTCGCATCACCGGCGGCTCCCCACAGTCCATTCGTGAGAAGGAACAGATCCGCTCTTCCGGCCCTCAGCTATCCGGTAAGCGCGTGGTGATTGACCCTGCGTTGGGTGGCGCGAACACGGGCTACACGGCCCAGGGCCCCTTCGGTCAGGTGACGGAGGAGGAGATCCTGTGGGATCTCGCCGGCCGTATCGAGGGCCGCATGATTGCCGCAGGCATGGAGACCATCATTTCCCGACCCCGCTCCGCGGATCCGTCCTCGCAGGACAGGGCGAATATCGCCAACGCGTTCGGTGCGGATTTGTTGATCTCCCTCAAGGCGGACATCTATCCGAACGAGAAGGCGCACGGCGTGGCGTCTTTCTACTTCGGTTCACTCAATGGTTATTCCTCCCTGGTGGGCGAGCGGCTCAGCGGTTTCATCCAGCGCGAGATCTGCGCCCGAACCCCGCTTCAAAACTGCTTCAACCATGGCCGCACCTGGGATATTTTGCGTTTGACGGGCATGCCTGCCGTGCAGGTGGTGCCTGGTTATATGACGAACCCGGAGGATTTAAGCGTCCTTACGGATCCCGCGATGCGCGATAAGATCGCCGAGGCCATCGTGGTCTCCGTGAAGCGCCTGTACCTCATGGACAAGGACGTCCACGCCACCGGCACGTTCAACTTCGCAGACATTCTGAAGGCCGAGGGCACCCACAAGTAGCGGCTAGTGCAGGCCCACGCCAGTGCGCACACTGCTTACCCCGCGCACTAACGGCCCCTGAGCGGGCAGCTAGCGCGTTGCCTCCAGCACAGTGAACGTAGCGTCCCGGCTCACTTGAGTCACCGTACCGAAACGCTGTTCCACCACGGGCCGGTAGCGCAGGTGCGCATTGTGCACGAACAGCAGCGTCCCGCCGGGCCTGAGCAGCCGCGCGCTCGCATCCAGCAGCGGCTGCACCAGAGTGGGGTCGATGCGGGTGCCTTCATGAAACGGCGGATTGAGCAGCACCAGGTCTTGAGTCCCGGCCTCCAGTGCCGACGCCGCGTCGTCCCACGTGACCGTCACCGCGCTGTTGCCCTTCATCGCCCTCGACGCCGACAGCACCGCATCCAGATCCACATCCGTCGCCGCGATCCTCACCCCCGTGTGACCCGACGCCAGCATCGCCGCCGTCACAGTCCCATTTCCACATCCAAGATCCACGATGTGCAGGTGGCTGCGCCCGCCATCGCCGGTAGTGTTGCCATCGTTGGTGCGGGCGCCACTCCCACTGTCCCTCCGTTCGAGCCACTGCACGGCAGC encodes:
- a CDS encoding N-acetylmuramoyl-L-alanine amidase → MDRLVLQVGDRSPRVAEVRATLARLGLLDGFSGEVSGSNQRWSPEDEFFDDALAHALRAFQQQRGIIADGMITNGTLRALREASYTLGARVLSLNTNQLVGDDVTQLQTQLHDLGFYTSRVDGHFGTSTHNAVVAYQTDYALKADGVVGPDTLRALSYLGRRITGGSPQSIREKEQIRSSGPQLSGKRVVIDPALGGANTGYTAQGPFGQVTEEEILWDLAGRIEGRMIAAGMETIISRPRSADPSSQDRANIANAFGADLLISLKADIYPNEKAHGVASFYFGSLNGYSSLVGERLSGFIQREICARTPLQNCFNHGRTWDILRLTGMPAVQVVPGYMTNPEDLSVLTDPAMRDKIAEAIVVSVKRLYLMDKDVHATGTFNFADILKAEGTHK